In Dehalogenimonas etheniformans, one genomic interval encodes:
- a CDS encoding phosphoribosyltransferase: MANWRILSRNGEPFADRTEAGNLLAAELKDYAGRNTVVLGIPRGGMAVARQIALQLDAKLDIVLSRKLRSPGQPELAFGAISEDDQVSLNQDVVRMLDISEDFIEREKAFQMAEIKRRNRVFREVSPRVPLNGMIAIITDDGVATGATFKVALAAARHEKPGKLIAALPVGPEDTIKSLARDADELVCLRSPADFGAVGQFYRRFEQLDDADVLDILRQDRDRLVKPSRL; encoded by the coding sequence TTGGCTAATTGGCGCATCTTGAGTCGCAACGGCGAACCTTTTGCCGACAGGACAGAGGCTGGAAACCTGCTTGCTGCCGAACTGAAGGATTACGCGGGCAGAAATACGGTTGTTTTGGGGATCCCCCGCGGTGGCATGGCTGTCGCCCGGCAAATAGCGCTGCAATTGGATGCCAAACTGGACATCGTTTTATCGCGTAAACTTCGCAGCCCGGGCCAACCGGAACTGGCATTTGGCGCCATTTCGGAAGATGATCAGGTGTCATTAAACCAGGACGTCGTCAGGATGCTCGATATCAGCGAAGATTTCATTGAACGGGAAAAAGCCTTCCAAATGGCAGAGATAAAGAGGCGGAATCGGGTCTTCCGCGAGGTAAGCCCCCGAGTCCCTCTAAACGGGATGATCGCCATCATCACCGATGACGGTGTCGCCACCGGTGCCACTTTTAAAGTAGCCCTGGCTGCTGCCAGGCATGAGAAACCGGGCAAATTGATCGCTGCTCTTCCGGTAGGTCCGGAGGATACGATCAAGTCCCTGGCCAGGGATGCCGATGAGTTAGTTTGTCTCAGATCTCCCGCGGATTTTGGTGCAGTTGGCCAATTTTACCGGCGTTTTGAACAGCTTGACGATGCGGATGTGTTAGACATATTGCGCCAGGACCGGGATCGCTTGGTGAAGCCGAGCCGCCTTTAA
- a CDS encoding DUF1697 domain-containing protein, whose translation MNRYVAFLRGINSGSNPTLKMETLRKIFEDAGFQSVKTVLASGNVIFDAPGEDNFENALEKELEAKLGYRMAVIVLSLAEIKRLIESAPFAGIDVTPTTRLYITFTKSKKAPGLILPFSNADKGFTILDFDRGVIRSIVDLKKGITPDLMSALDKHFGKSNTARNWNTIEKIFSIIKQNGS comes from the coding sequence ATGAATAGATACGTCGCTTTTCTCAGGGGCATCAACAGCGGATCGAACCCGACATTGAAAATGGAAACGCTCCGAAAAATCTTCGAAGATGCGGGTTTCCAGTCGGTTAAGACGGTGCTGGCCAGCGGCAACGTCATTTTTGATGCCCCGGGGGAAGATAATTTCGAAAATGCGTTAGAAAAAGAACTCGAAGCAAAGCTCGGGTACCGGATGGCGGTTATCGTTTTGTCTTTGGCGGAAATCAAACGGTTAATAGAATCAGCTCCGTTTGCGGGAATTGACGTCACCCCTACCACCAGGCTCTACATCACCTTCACCAAGTCAAAAAAAGCACCTGGCCTCATTTTACCATTTTCCAACGCTGACAAAGGATTTACCATCCTGGATTTCGACCGAGGGGTTATCCGTAGTATCGTGGACCTGAAAAAGGGAATCACACCCGACCTGATGAGCGCCCTGGATAAGCATTTCGGGAAAAGCAACACCGCCAGAAATTGGAATACGATCGAAAAGATCTTTTCGATCATAAAACAGAATGGATCATAA
- a CDS encoding Hsp20/alpha crystallin family protein — protein sequence MAMERWQSRHPLAAWQPFRALDQMEKEFDDIFGRSFLPVMMGDGGRAEEMMPKMDIFEKEDRYVVKAEVPGIKPEDIDISITGDLLMLKGEKKDESETHEEDYYRRELSYGSFVRSIRLPSSVDVDKIVATCDDGMLEIDLPKAGVVTPKKITMTAKKPEKAGGKVIEAKAKETKPRAKKQSEAK from the coding sequence ATGGCAATGGAAAGATGGCAATCAAGGCATCCTTTAGCGGCGTGGCAACCTTTCAGAGCGTTGGACCAGATGGAAAAAGAGTTTGACGACATTTTCGGGCGAAGTTTTTTGCCGGTAATGATGGGAGATGGTGGCAGGGCGGAAGAAATGATGCCCAAAATGGATATTTTTGAAAAAGAGGATAGATATGTCGTCAAGGCTGAAGTCCCAGGAATCAAGCCTGAAGATATCGACATCTCGATCACCGGCGACCTGCTGATGCTGAAAGGTGAGAAGAAGGACGAATCCGAAACTCACGAAGAGGATTATTATCGCCGTGAGTTATCCTACGGTTCGTTCGTGCGTTCAATCCGGCTGCCATCAAGCGTAGACGTAGACAAAATCGTGGCTACCTGCGACGACGGTATGCTGGAAATCGATCTGCCGAAGGCCGGGGTTGTAACACCCAAGAAAATTACGATGACAGCCAAGAAACCCGAAAAAGCCGGGGGCAAAGTCATCGAGGCTAAGGCTAAGGAAACCAAGCCCAGGGCAAAGAAACAAAGCGAAGCGAAATAA
- the msrA gene encoding peptide-methionine (S)-S-oxide reductase MsrA produces the protein MTESAVLGGGCFWCIQAIFSRLKGVSRVTSGYAGGTAPSPTYEQVCAGRTGHAEVVKIDFDPAVISYHDLLQVFFKAHDPTTLNRQGADLGTQYRSVILYSSEAQKNAAGNYIAQLVKDKAFPQPIVTEVKQLEAFYPAEAYHQDYYQLHPEKGYCQAVIAPKLAKLFKS, from the coding sequence ATGACCGAAAGCGCGGTCCTCGGAGGCGGGTGTTTCTGGTGCATTCAAGCCATCTTCAGCCGGTTGAAAGGGGTCAGCCGGGTGACTTCGGGTTACGCCGGGGGCACAGCCCCCAGTCCCACCTATGAACAGGTTTGCGCCGGCCGCACCGGCCATGCGGAAGTTGTGAAAATCGATTTCGACCCCGCGGTGATCTCATACCATGATTTGCTGCAGGTGTTTTTCAAGGCTCACGATCCCACCACTCTTAATCGCCAGGGGGCGGATTTAGGCACCCAATACCGCTCGGTGATTCTCTATTCAAGCGAAGCTCAGAAAAATGCCGCGGGAAATTACATCGCTCAACTCGTTAAGGACAAGGCATTTCCCCAGCCGATTGTCACAGAGGTCAAACAGCTCGAGGCGTTCTATCCCGCCGAGGCTTACCACCAGGATTATTATCAACTGCACCCGGAAAAAGGTTATTGCCAGGCTGTCATCGCTCCCAAGCTGGCGAAGCTTTTTAAAAGTTGA
- a CDS encoding response regulator: MTITIFLADDHRVVRSGIRALLEAQPDFEVIGESEDGLETVQQVEKLHPDVLIVDLMLHGISGIEVCRQVIKHSTRTAVVLLSMYGNESYVQGALRAGAKGYLLKESTVDELTSAIREVMKGRHYLSAALSQRAIESYIKQTESDAVADPYEQLSTREREVLHMVVRGYTGADIAKRLFISPRTVEAHRANLMRKLNLRNHSQLLRYALQKGFVPPEPEALKNAEMADETGEGSGPG, from the coding sequence ATGACTATCACCATTTTCCTGGCTGACGATCATCGAGTCGTGCGAAGCGGTATCAGGGCGCTCCTCGAAGCTCAACCTGATTTCGAAGTCATCGGTGAATCCGAAGACGGGCTCGAGACGGTGCAACAGGTAGAAAAACTACATCCCGATGTATTGATCGTAGATCTGATGCTTCATGGCATTTCGGGTATTGAGGTCTGTCGCCAGGTGATAAAACACTCGACCAGGACGGCCGTAGTTCTTTTATCCATGTATGGCAATGAAAGCTATGTTCAAGGTGCTTTGCGGGCTGGGGCGAAGGGATATCTTCTAAAAGAATCGACAGTCGATGAACTTACCAGCGCCATCCGCGAAGTCATGAAGGGGCGCCATTATCTATCGGCGGCTCTCTCCCAACGGGCGATCGAGTCATACATTAAGCAAACCGAGAGCGATGCGGTCGCCGATCCCTACGAACAATTGTCGACCAGGGAACGCGAGGTGTTGCACATGGTGGTCCGGGGTTATACCGGTGCCGACATCGCCAAAAGGCTTTTTATAAGTCCGCGGACTGTCGAAGCCCATCGGGCGAACCTCATGCGCAAACTGAACCTCCGCAATCATAGTCAACTCCTTCGATATGCTCTTCAAAAAGGATTTGTGCCTCCCGAACCGGAAGCATTGAAAAATGCGGAGATGGCTGATGAAACCGGCGAAGGTTCAGGCCCAGGCTAA
- a CDS encoding dienelactone hydrolase family protein, protein MASDGVCPVKIKVDKVTLNGDLCLPRGVDGLVVFAHGSGSSRLSPRNRRVSAALRNTGLGTLLFDLLTEDEEAVDNITGELRFNIRFLAQRLVAVTEWLEKQPEVCKFPIGYFGASTGAAAALVAAAELPGCISAVVSRGGRPDLAMKRLKEVKAPTLLIVGGADTEVLQLNRRAMERLETARELAVVPGATHLFEEPGTMEEVERLAAAWFLKYLTAGRGRS, encoded by the coding sequence ATGGCAAGCGATGGCGTCTGTCCTGTTAAGATTAAGGTCGACAAAGTCACGCTTAACGGTGATCTATGTCTTCCTAGGGGCGTTGACGGGCTGGTGGTTTTTGCTCACGGAAGCGGTTCCAGCCGTCTCAGCCCCCGAAACAGGCGAGTATCCGCGGCGCTCAGAAACACTGGACTCGGCACACTGCTTTTCGACCTCCTGACCGAAGACGAGGAGGCTGTTGATAACATCACGGGCGAACTGAGGTTCAACATCCGGTTTTTGGCTCAGAGACTTGTGGCTGTGACCGAGTGGCTGGAGAAACAACCAGAGGTATGCAAGTTTCCCATCGGCTATTTTGGGGCTTCAACCGGCGCAGCAGCAGCGCTGGTGGCCGCCGCCGAACTTCCCGGATGCATATCCGCGGTGGTGTCGCGGGGCGGCCGGCCCGACCTGGCAATGAAGAGGTTGAAGGAAGTCAAAGCCCCGACCTTACTGATTGTCGGCGGCGCGGATACCGAGGTACTCCAGTTGAACCGTCGGGCTATGGAACGTTTGGAGACAGCCAGAGAGTTGGCCGTGGTACCGGGCGCGACTCATCTATTTGAGGAACCCGGGACGATGGAAGAAGTCGAGCGATTAGCCGCGGCTTGGTTTTTAAAGTACCTGACCGCGGGACGAGGCAGAAGTTGA